The Nocardioides sp. S5 genome includes a window with the following:
- a CDS encoding class III extradiol ring-cleavage dioxygenase yields MPALYIGHGAPPLLDDPIWSGQLAAWARDLPRPKAILIVSAHWESAPVSLSASGAPLVYDFGGFAPKYYQMTYETPDASALTQRVAAMMPSTEPVHQHASRGLDHGAWVPLKIMFPEADVPVLQMSLPTDDPHRLMRLGERLRPLRDEGVLIVGSGFLTHGLPFLEDWRIDAKVPGWSKDFDLWAADALARGDVDTLADYRAKAPGMPYAHPTVEHYTPLFVTLGAATTADAPGAQVIDGYWMGLSKRSLQMA; encoded by the coding sequence ATGCCTGCCCTCTACATCGGCCACGGGGCCCCGCCCCTCCTCGACGACCCGATCTGGTCCGGGCAGCTGGCCGCGTGGGCCCGCGACCTGCCGCGTCCGAAGGCGATCCTGATCGTCTCCGCGCACTGGGAGTCCGCGCCGGTCAGCCTGTCGGCGAGCGGCGCGCCGCTGGTCTACGACTTCGGCGGGTTCGCGCCGAAGTACTACCAGATGACCTACGAGACGCCCGACGCCTCGGCGCTGACGCAGCGGGTCGCGGCGATGATGCCGAGCACCGAGCCGGTCCACCAGCACGCCTCCCGCGGACTCGACCACGGCGCGTGGGTGCCGCTGAAGATCATGTTCCCCGAGGCCGACGTCCCGGTGCTGCAGATGTCGCTGCCCACCGACGACCCGCACCGCCTGATGAGGCTCGGTGAGCGGCTGCGCCCGTTGCGCGACGAGGGCGTGCTCATCGTCGGGTCCGGCTTCCTCACCCACGGCCTGCCGTTCCTCGAGGACTGGCGCATCGACGCCAAGGTGCCGGGATGGTCGAAGGACTTCGACCTCTGGGCCGCCGACGCCCTCGCCCGCGGCGACGTGGACACGTTGGCCGACTACCGGGCCAAGGCGCCCGGCATGCCGTACGCCCACCCGACCGTCGAGCACTACACGCCGCTGTTCGTGACCCTCGGTGCCGCGACGACCGCCGACGCACCGGGCGCCCAGGTGATCGACGGCTACTGGATGGGGCTGTCCAAGAGGTCGCTCCAGATGGCCTGA
- a CDS encoding MFS transporter translates to MTSAPVATRLPRGVRIGYGSGSVATGAFGTVPGLMLLPYLTDELGIAALWAGVIVFVPKAWDVVLNPIAGRVSDRTVDPAGPRRPWLIRAGLMLAGAFALIFAAPDLGSSVLEAGWVLVFFVLAASAYAFFQVPYVAMPAEITSSYDERTRLMTWRVAILAFTIMLAGASAPLIRDAVGGRDGYRVMGVVMAVLIVVGVVSAWWGTRNAPVGTVAAGAGSLREQLRVVAHARDFRVLLTTFVLQALATGCMLAGVDYLAGEVLERPGAATILFVCFVGPALLLTPVWAAVGTRIGKRRGYAISSVVLATGATLAATARVAPPAVVFAATALVGVGYAGCQVFPMAMLPDAAAVDSARTGENRAGVYTGVWTAGETLGLALGPAVFAVVLALGGYLSSQGREITQPDSALTAITLGFSLLPAALTLLSLWWLRQYTLDAAEVAAAEAQGAHT, encoded by the coding sequence GTGACCTCGGCGCCGGTCGCGACGCGCCTGCCACGCGGCGTACGCATCGGCTACGGCAGCGGGTCGGTGGCCACGGGCGCCTTCGGCACGGTGCCCGGGCTGATGCTGCTGCCCTACCTGACCGACGAGCTCGGCATCGCCGCGCTGTGGGCTGGCGTGATCGTCTTCGTGCCGAAGGCGTGGGACGTGGTGCTCAACCCGATCGCCGGCCGGGTGAGCGACCGGACGGTCGACCCGGCCGGTCCGCGCCGGCCGTGGCTGATCCGGGCCGGGCTGATGCTGGCGGGCGCGTTCGCCCTGATCTTCGCGGCGCCCGACCTGGGGAGCTCGGTGCTCGAGGCCGGCTGGGTGCTGGTGTTCTTCGTGCTCGCCGCGTCGGCGTACGCGTTCTTCCAGGTGCCCTACGTCGCGATGCCGGCGGAGATCACCTCGTCGTACGACGAGCGCACGCGGTTGATGACGTGGCGGGTCGCGATCCTGGCCTTCACGATCATGCTCGCCGGCGCGAGCGCGCCGCTGATCCGCGACGCCGTCGGCGGGCGCGACGGCTACCGCGTGATGGGCGTGGTGATGGCGGTCCTCATCGTCGTCGGCGTGGTGAGCGCGTGGTGGGGCACACGCAACGCCCCCGTCGGCACGGTCGCGGCCGGCGCCGGGTCGCTGCGCGAGCAGCTGCGCGTGGTCGCGCACGCGCGGGACTTCCGGGTCCTGCTGACCACCTTCGTGCTCCAGGCGCTGGCCACGGGCTGCATGCTCGCCGGCGTCGACTACCTCGCCGGTGAGGTGCTGGAGCGTCCCGGCGCCGCCACCATCCTGTTCGTCTGCTTCGTCGGACCGGCCCTCCTGCTGACCCCGGTGTGGGCCGCGGTCGGGACCCGGATCGGCAAGCGGCGCGGCTACGCCATCTCCTCGGTCGTGCTGGCGACCGGCGCGACCCTCGCAGCGACCGCGCGCGTCGCACCGCCCGCCGTGGTCTTCGCCGCGACCGCGCTCGTCGGGGTGGGCTATGCCGGCTGCCAGGTCTTCCCGATGGCGATGCTGCCCGACGCCGCGGCGGTCGACTCCGCGCGGACCGGGGAGAACCGCGCCGGGGTCTACACCGGCGTGTGGACGGCCGGGGAGACCCTCGGCCTGGCGCTCGGACCGGCCGTCTTCGCGGTCGTGCTCGCCCTCGGTGGCTACCTGTCGAGCCAGGGCCGCGAGATCACCCAGCCCGACTCGGCGCTGACCGCCATCACCCTCGGGTTCTCGCTGCTGCCGGCGGCGCTCACCCTGCTGAGCCTGTGGTGGCTGCGCCAGTACACCCTCGACGCCGCCGAGGTGGCGGCCGCAGAAGCACAAGGAGCCCACACGTGA
- a CDS encoding aminotransferase class V-fold PLP-dependent enzyme, whose protein sequence is MSDPLERLRDLQRADLPVHGGRTLAYVYDSGDAEADRVAREAVAAYAASNALDPTAFPSLLRMENELVGFACDLLDAPGTAVGTVTSGGTESILLAVQGARDSRPDVARPRMVLPATAHAAFHKAAHYFGVEAVLVPVGPDFRADAAAMAAAIDDDTVLVVASAPSYAHGVVDPVTEIAAAAAARGVRCHVDACIGGWVLPYAARLGRAAPAWTFAVEGVTSISVDTHKYAYAPKGTSLLLHHDAGLRRPQFFASAAWPGYTMLNATTQSTRSGGPIAGTWAVVQHIGDAGYLALAEQALAAVDAIVACVEREPALELVVAPDSTLVTLATDDTLDPFTLTDELVSRGWYVQPQLSFEGSGPSIHLSVSAGTLAHVDELATALAESVAAAQAAGPVAVDEGVVAFIEALDPATLTDDDFDGLLAASGLVGASAEGDLELPTRMAEVNAMLDVASPAMREALLVAFLDRLQRPVRTAS, encoded by the coding sequence GTGAGCGACCCCCTCGAGCGGCTTCGGGACCTGCAGCGCGCTGACCTGCCCGTCCACGGCGGGCGCACCCTGGCCTACGTCTACGACTCCGGCGACGCCGAGGCCGACCGCGTCGCGCGGGAGGCGGTCGCCGCCTACGCCGCGTCCAACGCCCTCGACCCGACGGCCTTCCCGTCGCTGCTGCGGATGGAGAACGAGCTCGTCGGCTTCGCGTGCGACCTCCTCGACGCCCCCGGCACCGCGGTCGGCACGGTGACGTCGGGCGGCACCGAGTCGATCCTGCTGGCCGTGCAGGGCGCGCGCGACAGCCGCCCCGACGTCGCCCGTCCCCGGATGGTGCTGCCGGCCACGGCGCACGCCGCCTTCCACAAGGCCGCGCACTACTTCGGCGTCGAGGCCGTGCTGGTGCCGGTCGGCCCGGACTTCCGCGCCGACGCCGCCGCGATGGCGGCCGCGATCGACGACGACACCGTGCTGGTCGTCGCCAGCGCGCCGTCGTACGCCCACGGGGTGGTGGACCCCGTCACCGAGATCGCCGCCGCGGCCGCGGCACGCGGCGTGCGGTGCCACGTCGACGCGTGCATCGGCGGCTGGGTGCTGCCGTACGCCGCCCGGCTGGGGCGCGCGGCGCCGGCCTGGACCTTCGCGGTCGAGGGGGTCACCTCGATCTCGGTCGACACCCACAAGTACGCCTACGCACCCAAGGGCACGTCGCTGCTGCTGCACCACGACGCCGGGCTGCGCCGGCCGCAGTTCTTCGCCTCCGCCGCGTGGCCGGGCTACACGATGCTCAACGCCACGACGCAGTCCACGCGCTCGGGCGGGCCGATCGCCGGCACGTGGGCCGTGGTGCAGCACATCGGCGACGCGGGCTACCTCGCGCTCGCCGAGCAGGCCCTGGCCGCGGTCGACGCGATCGTGGCGTGCGTCGAGCGCGAGCCCGCCCTCGAGCTGGTGGTCGCGCCCGACTCGACCCTCGTCACCCTCGCCACCGACGACACCCTCGACCCGTTCACGCTCACCGACGAGCTCGTCTCGCGCGGGTGGTACGTCCAGCCCCAGCTGTCCTTCGAGGGCAGCGGGCCGAGCATCCACCTGTCGGTGAGCGCCGGCACGCTCGCCCACGTCGACGAGCTCGCGACCGCGCTCGCGGAGTCGGTGGCCGCGGCGCAGGCGGCGGGCCCGGTCGCGGTCGACGAAGGAGTGGTCGCCTTCATCGAGGCCCTCGACCCTGCCACCCTCACCGACGACGACTTCGACGGCCTGCTCGCCGCGTCCGGGCTCGTGGGCGCCTCCGCCGAGGGGGACCTCGAGCTGCCGACGCGGATGGCGGAGGTCAACGCGATGCTCGACGTGGCCTCGCCGGCCATGCGCGAGGCGCTGCTCGTCGCCTTCCTCGACCGGCTCCAGCGACCCGTCCGGACGGCGTCGTGA
- a CDS encoding uracil-DNA glycosylase — translation MAPDWAAALAPVDDQVAAMGRLLREEVAAGRGYQPAGELVLRAFGRPLADVRVLVVGQDPYPNPHHPIGLSFAVERHVRPLPPSLRNIYAELRDDLGVEPPAHGDLSAWADRGVMLLNRVLTVRPGDSNSHQGKGWEAVTERAIVALAERGGPCAAILWGKPAQSLEPLLGPVPCVRSVHPSPLSAHRGFFGSKPFSAVNRLLEEQGADPVDWSLPSYADDDPPA, via the coding sequence ATGGCCCCTGACTGGGCCGCGGCGCTGGCGCCGGTCGACGACCAGGTCGCGGCGATGGGCCGGTTACTGAGAGAGGAGGTCGCGGCCGGCCGGGGCTACCAGCCCGCCGGGGAGCTGGTGCTACGGGCGTTCGGACGCCCGCTGGCCGACGTACGCGTCCTGGTGGTGGGGCAGGACCCCTACCCCAACCCGCACCACCCGATCGGGCTGAGCTTCGCGGTGGAGCGCCACGTGCGGCCGCTGCCGCCGAGCCTGCGCAACATCTACGCCGAGCTGCGCGACGACCTCGGCGTCGAGCCGCCCGCCCACGGCGACCTGTCGGCCTGGGCCGACCGCGGGGTGATGCTGCTCAACCGGGTCCTCACCGTGCGCCCCGGCGACTCCAACTCCCACCAGGGCAAGGGCTGGGAGGCCGTCACCGAGCGGGCGATCGTCGCCCTCGCGGAGCGCGGCGGCCCCTGCGCGGCCATCCTCTGGGGCAAGCCCGCCCAGTCGCTCGAGCCGCTGCTGGGCCCGGTCCCGTGCGTGCGGTCGGTGCACCCCTCACCGCTCTCGGCCCACCGCGGCTTCTTCGGCTCGAAGCCCTTCAGCGCCGTCAACCGGCTGCTCGAGGAGCAGGGGGCGGATCCGGTCGACTGGAGCCTGCCGTCGTACGCCGACGACGATCCGCCCGCGTAG